The following are encoded in a window of Streptomyces sp. Go-475 genomic DNA:
- a CDS encoding MFS transporter translates to MKTWHEMKRFPLAVRLLLVNQLGVNTGFYLLIPYLATHLTENLGLSAAVVGVVLGVRNLSQQGLFIIGGSASDRLGARGVIIAGCALRTLGFALFALGDGLAVLLAASVLSGVAGALFNPAVRAYLAQEAGERRAEAFALFNVFATTGALVGPLLGSVLLLVDFRTSALTAAGIFAVLTVAQALVLPARRAEPSGGSVLGDWREVLGNRAFLAFALAMVGMFTLENQLYLLLPAGAREATGWDGAAGIVFLVGTVANLALQLRITRSLKTRGSRGRWIAAGLTVMGLGFLPPAFLPGVVPVLAGALLLYIGVMIAQPFVMELIPGFGRPELTGTYFGIFYVVSGVAAALGNTAVGWAMDTGEQGAAWLPWVCCACFGLASALGVAWLRRLGALPASPAPEVPAPAGERSKA, encoded by the coding sequence GTGAAGACGTGGCATGAGATGAAGCGCTTCCCGCTCGCCGTACGGCTGCTGCTGGTCAACCAGCTCGGCGTCAACACCGGCTTCTACCTGCTCATCCCCTACCTCGCCACCCACCTCACCGAGAACCTCGGCCTGTCGGCGGCCGTCGTCGGTGTCGTCCTCGGTGTGCGCAACCTCAGCCAGCAGGGCCTGTTCATCATCGGCGGCTCCGCCTCCGACCGGCTCGGCGCGCGCGGCGTCATCATCGCCGGCTGCGCCCTGCGCACCCTCGGCTTCGCGCTGTTCGCGCTCGGCGACGGGCTGGCCGTGCTGCTCGCCGCCTCCGTGCTCAGCGGCGTCGCCGGGGCCCTGTTCAACCCGGCCGTGCGGGCCTACCTCGCGCAGGAGGCGGGCGAGCGCAGGGCGGAGGCCTTCGCGCTGTTCAACGTCTTCGCCACGACCGGCGCACTCGTCGGGCCGCTGCTGGGCAGCGTGCTGCTCCTCGTCGACTTCCGCACGTCCGCGCTGACCGCGGCCGGCATCTTCGCGGTGCTCACCGTCGCGCAGGCCCTCGTCCTGCCCGCGCGCAGGGCCGAACCCAGCGGCGGCAGCGTCCTCGGGGACTGGCGGGAGGTGCTCGGCAACCGCGCGTTCCTGGCCTTCGCGCTCGCCATGGTCGGCATGTTCACCCTGGAGAACCAGCTGTACCTGCTGCTGCCGGCCGGGGCGAGGGAAGCCACCGGCTGGGACGGCGCGGCGGGCATCGTCTTCCTCGTCGGCACGGTGGCCAACCTGGCGCTCCAGCTGCGGATCACAAGGAGCCTCAAAACCCGGGGCAGCAGGGGCCGTTGGATCGCCGCCGGCCTCACGGTGATGGGACTGGGCTTCCTGCCGCCGGCCTTCCTGCCGGGCGTCGTACCCGTCCTGGCCGGCGCCCTGCTCCTCTACATCGGCGTCATGATCGCCCAGCCGTTCGTGATGGAACTGATCCCCGGCTTCGGCCGCCCCGAACTGACCGGCACCTACTTCGGGATCTTCTACGTCGTCTCCGGCGTCGCCGCGGCCCTCGGCAACACCGCCGTCGGCTGGGCCATGGACACCGGTGAGCAGGGCGCCGCCTGGCTGCCCTGGGTGTGCTGCGCCTGCTTCGGTCTCGCCTCCGCGCTCGGCGTGGCCTGGCTGCGCCGGCTCGGCGCCCTGCCCGCGAGCCCGGCCCCGGAGGTCCCCGCCCCGGCGGGGGAGAGGAGCAAGGCGTGA
- a CDS encoding class I SAM-dependent methyltransferase: MTGGAESGNLLTDNPALYEARFPDAERLAARWTEDCLRRHGAGPRVLDMGCGTGRDAAGLHRAGRTVTGADLSEAMLAHARTHHPGPAYVRADLHGFDLGTFDAVVCLDSSLLYCHTNDQLDGFLTSCHKALAPGGLLVAEMRNGAYFLGRTDLLDRPAVNEFTWQGTAYRSTTTLTVDRTAQLLRRTRVWTTDDGAAPVTQHSAWRLLFPQELRHLLAAHGFEVLELHDGPGPRTEPPWTEGEMPGRKTDADRLHLVARTLTH, translated from the coding sequence GTGACCGGAGGTGCCGAGAGCGGCAACCTGCTCACCGACAACCCGGCGCTGTACGAGGCCCGCTTCCCCGACGCCGAGCGGCTGGCCGCCCGGTGGACGGAGGACTGCCTGCGCCGCCACGGCGCCGGGCCGCGCGTGCTGGACATGGGCTGCGGCACCGGCCGCGACGCCGCCGGGCTGCACCGGGCCGGCCGCACGGTGACCGGCGCCGACCTCTCCGAGGCGATGCTCGCCCACGCCCGCACGCACCATCCCGGCCCCGCGTACGTCCGGGCCGACCTGCACGGCTTCGACCTCGGCACCTTCGACGCCGTCGTCTGCCTGGACAGCTCCCTGCTGTACTGCCACACCAACGACCAGCTCGACGGCTTCCTCACCTCCTGCCACAAGGCCCTCGCACCGGGCGGCCTGCTCGTCGCCGAGATGCGCAACGGCGCCTACTTCCTCGGCCGGACCGACCTGCTCGACCGGCCCGCGGTCAACGAGTTCACCTGGCAGGGCACGGCCTACCGGTCCACCACCACGCTCACGGTGGACCGCACGGCCCAGCTCCTGCGCCGCACCCGCGTCTGGACCACCGACGACGGAGCAGCGCCCGTCACCCAGCACTCCGCCTGGCGGCTGCTCTTCCCGCAGGAGCTGCGGCACCTCCTCGCCGCGCACGGATTCGAGGTGCTGGAACTCCACGACGGCCCCGGCCCCCGCACCGAACCCCCCTGGACCGAGGGCGAGATGCCCGGCCGGAAGACCGACGCGGACCGGCTGCACCTCGTCGCGCGCACGCTCACCCACTGA
- a CDS encoding ABC transporter substrate-binding protein yields MYDERFPGLRRRGFLAATTGAAALTLVGCGGGTDDKAGTGGGTPKRGGRLRAAFAGGGASETLDPHLANLFADVARAKALYDKLADYGADLSAQPRLAEKWQSNKTLDRWQVTLREATFHDGKPVTAQDVLHSYRRIADPKQAFRAKASLEPIDLDASRATNARTVEFVLKRPTAEFPNVLAAFGAYIIPEHAGDFDKKPIGSGPFRFVSFTPGRSAVFRRNEDYWDGAPHLDEIEFVVANEESARVNALLAGQVEYAHELNPTTARAHEGRGQIEIVRLRNSAMQAFCMKTDRPPFDDKRVREAFFLIADRGELVAGALSGAGEVGNDLFGKGYEYYAAGLPQREQDLDRARALLKQAGAEKLKVTLDTSAVAAGFTEAASIFRDQAAKAGVTIDVKTGSKDSYWSDILDGGTLCCYRSGAMPIEAHISQRLLTDSTTNATQWRHKDFDALYQQAQSTRDKTERAAVYERMQRRLYTEGGFLIWGFADWILGTSRKVRGVETKAPANTLDWARFDKVWLA; encoded by the coding sequence ATGTACGACGAACGCTTCCCCGGCCTGCGCCGCCGCGGCTTCCTCGCCGCCACCACCGGCGCCGCCGCACTCACCCTCGTCGGCTGCGGCGGCGGCACGGACGACAAGGCCGGCACCGGCGGCGGCACACCGAAGCGCGGCGGACGCCTGCGCGCCGCCTTCGCCGGCGGCGGCGCCAGCGAGACCCTCGACCCGCACCTGGCCAACCTGTTCGCCGACGTCGCCCGCGCCAAGGCCCTCTACGACAAACTCGCCGACTACGGCGCCGACCTCTCCGCCCAGCCCCGCCTCGCCGAGAAGTGGCAGTCCAACAAGACCCTCGACCGCTGGCAGGTCACCCTGCGCGAGGCCACCTTCCACGACGGCAAGCCGGTCACCGCCCAGGACGTCCTGCACAGCTACCGCCGCATCGCCGACCCGAAGCAGGCGTTCCGCGCCAAGGCGTCCCTGGAACCCATCGACCTCGACGCCAGCCGCGCCACGAACGCCCGGACCGTCGAGTTCGTCCTCAAGCGCCCCACGGCCGAATTCCCCAACGTCCTGGCCGCGTTCGGCGCGTACATCATCCCCGAGCACGCCGGCGACTTCGACAAGAAGCCGATCGGCTCCGGCCCCTTCCGGTTCGTGTCCTTCACACCCGGCCGCTCCGCCGTCTTCCGCCGCAACGAGGACTACTGGGACGGCGCCCCGCACCTCGACGAGATCGAGTTCGTCGTCGCCAACGAGGAGTCCGCCCGCGTCAACGCCCTCCTCGCGGGCCAGGTCGAGTACGCCCACGAACTCAACCCCACCACCGCCCGCGCCCACGAGGGCCGGGGCCAGATCGAGATCGTGCGGCTGCGCAACAGCGCCATGCAGGCGTTCTGCATGAAGACCGACCGGCCGCCCTTCGACGACAAGCGCGTCCGGGAGGCGTTCTTCCTCATCGCCGACCGCGGGGAACTCGTCGCCGGCGCCCTGTCCGGCGCGGGCGAGGTCGGCAACGACCTCTTCGGCAAGGGCTACGAGTACTACGCCGCCGGACTGCCCCAGCGCGAGCAGGACCTCGACCGCGCCCGCGCCCTGCTCAAGCAGGCCGGTGCCGAGAAGCTCAAGGTCACCCTGGACACCTCGGCCGTCGCCGCCGGCTTCACCGAGGCCGCGAGCATCTTCCGCGACCAGGCCGCCAAGGCGGGCGTCACGATCGACGTGAAGACGGGCAGCAAGGACTCCTACTGGAGCGACATCCTCGACGGCGGCACCCTGTGCTGCTACCGCTCCGGCGCCATGCCCATCGAGGCCCACATCTCCCAGCGCCTCCTCACCGACTCCACCACCAACGCCACCCAGTGGCGGCACAAGGACTTCGACGCCCTCTACCAGCAGGCGCAGTCCACCCGCGACAAGACCGAACGGGCCGCCGTCTACGAGCGGATGCAGCGCCGCCTCTACACCGAGGGCGGCTTCCTGATCTGGGGCTTCGCCGACTGGATCCTCGGCACGTCCCGCAAGGTGAGGGGAGTGGAGACCAAGGCCCCGGCCAACACCCTCGACTGGGCGCGCTTCGACAAGGTATGGCTGGCGTGA
- a CDS encoding ABC transporter permease → MARRLLLGLVQTIAVVLLVFALTEALPGDAAVALAGDQPDPARIAAIREAMDLDRPAHERLADWAAGLLRGDLGTSLTSGRPVAQYIADGFGPSLLLATLTLALLVPLGFGLGVLAARHEGRLIDRLVSSVTLAVYAVPEFALGVLLVTVFALKLAWLPPTAVGYGTDLVGHPAVLVLPVLVLLSRPVCSLSRLVRAGMVDALASPYAAHARRYGVPGARVHYAHALPNALAPAAQQLARTIDWLLCGVIVVEALFVIPGLGTVLLNAVAERDVPVVQGLAVVFGVLTVVLNLAADVVAYRLTPRAGVAA, encoded by the coding sequence ATCGCCCGGCGCCTCCTCCTCGGCCTGGTCCAGACCATCGCCGTCGTCCTCCTGGTCTTCGCCCTCACCGAGGCCCTCCCGGGCGACGCCGCCGTCGCCCTGGCGGGCGACCAGCCCGACCCCGCCCGCATCGCCGCGATCCGCGAGGCCATGGACCTCGACCGGCCCGCGCACGAACGCCTGGCGGACTGGGCCGCAGGCCTGCTGCGGGGCGACCTCGGCACGTCCCTCACCTCCGGGCGCCCAGTGGCCCAGTACATCGCCGACGGCTTCGGCCCGAGCCTGCTGCTGGCCACGCTCACCCTCGCCCTGCTCGTCCCGCTCGGCTTCGGCCTCGGCGTGCTCGCCGCCCGGCACGAGGGGCGGCTGATCGACCGGCTGGTCAGCTCCGTGACGCTCGCCGTGTACGCCGTACCCGAGTTCGCCCTGGGCGTGCTGCTGGTGACGGTGTTCGCGCTGAAACTGGCCTGGCTGCCGCCCACGGCGGTGGGCTACGGCACCGACCTCGTCGGCCACCCGGCGGTGCTCGTCCTGCCCGTGCTGGTCCTGCTCTCCCGCCCCGTGTGCTCCCTGTCCCGCCTCGTCCGGGCCGGCATGGTCGACGCGCTCGCCTCGCCGTACGCGGCCCACGCCCGCCGCTACGGCGTCCCCGGCGCCCGCGTCCACTACGCCCACGCCCTGCCCAACGCCCTGGCCCCGGCCGCGCAGCAGCTCGCCCGCACCATCGACTGGCTGCTGTGCGGCGTCATCGTCGTGGAGGCGTTGTTCGTGATCCCCGGCCTCGGGACCGTCCTCCTCAACGCCGTCGCCGAACGGGACGTGCCGGTGGTGCAGGGGCTCGCCGTGGTGTTCGGCGTGCTGACCGTCGTCCTGAACCTGGCCGCGGACGTGGTGGCGTACCGGCTGACGCCCCGGGCGGGGGTGGCGGCATGA
- a CDS encoding ABC transporter permease subunit: MTAPRRLLLGTAVVAVPLLLALLGPLFAGAPGPRAASFTLGGGHWLGTDFVGRDVWRQVLHGGRTVVLTALAATALAYLVALPVGLVSAVTHARRLEELLMRPLDVLLAVPSLLLVLLVASVFSPGAVGLALLVALVNVPDAARIVRAAAAEAAARPAVEALRMQGESWWRVAVGYVGRSALRTLAADAGIRLTGVLYLVSTAAFLGVGVAPDAADWAVMVDRNRTGLFVQPWAVVVPALLIVALTTGTNLLFDAALEKSPRRKGRRP; encoded by the coding sequence ATGACGGCCCCGCGCCGGCTGCTCCTCGGCACTGCGGTCGTCGCCGTGCCGCTGCTCCTCGCCCTCCTCGGGCCCCTGTTCGCCGGTGCACCCGGCCCGCGCGCCGCCTCCTTCACCCTCGGCGGCGGCCACTGGCTCGGCACCGACTTCGTGGGCCGGGACGTCTGGCGGCAGGTGCTGCACGGCGGCCGCACGGTCGTGCTGACCGCGCTCGCCGCGACGGCCCTCGCCTACCTCGTCGCCCTCCCGGTCGGACTCGTCAGCGCGGTCACCCACGCACGGCGGCTGGAGGAGCTGCTGATGCGGCCGCTGGACGTGCTGCTCGCCGTACCGTCGCTGCTGCTCGTGCTGCTGGTGGCGTCCGTGTTCTCGCCGGGGGCCGTGGGGCTCGCGCTGCTCGTCGCGCTGGTGAACGTGCCCGACGCCGCCCGGATCGTCCGGGCCGCGGCGGCCGAGGCGGCGGCCCGGCCCGCCGTGGAGGCACTGCGCATGCAGGGCGAGTCGTGGTGGCGCGTCGCCGTCGGCTACGTCGGCCGCTCGGCCCTGCGCACCCTGGCCGCCGACGCCGGCATCCGCCTGACCGGTGTGCTGTACCTGGTGTCGACGGCCGCGTTCCTCGGGGTGGGGGTCGCCCCGGACGCCGCCGACTGGGCGGTCATGGTCGACCGCAACCGCACGGGCCTCTTCGTCCAGCCCTGGGCCGTGGTCGTGCCCGCCCTGCTGATCGTCGCCCTGACGACGGGCACCAACCTGCTCTTCGACGCCGCCCTGGAGAAGAGCCCGAGAAGGAAGGGACGGCGGCCGTGA
- a CDS encoding ATP-binding cassette domain-containing protein, which produces MNDETDPTTPPEPVAALHGLRVEIDGRPIVDGVDLRVLPGTVTALVGASGSGKTTTGLALLGEYPPGARVTGEVRRPADGRVGYVPQHPAAVLNPARRVSALLDDLARPRVRHLPRSERRAAARELVLRALSDARLPDAEPLLRRYPHQLSGGQQQRVVLAQALLLGARVVVADEPTTGQDPVTKSGIVDQLAALAARGIAVVLLSHDLDVVRDLADEVLVLRAGRVVESGPVARLWEAPRHEWTRRLLAEQPAAPREEAPADTGRPTLEVQHLTAVHDRRTTVLRVPHLALHPGECLAVVGRSGSGKTTLGRCLAGLHRHHDGEILLDGTPLPRSLRHRGRDRLAAVQYVFQDARAAFDEHRPVLHQVARTAVRLRGTEERAATDEASATLARLGLPEELARRRPGQLSGGELQRAALARALLAHPRVLVCDEITSGLDTVTRRGILDLLAALVRDRGDLALVLITHDPATAALAHRIAVLDGGEIVEQGPARRVLTEPRHPFTLALRETIDRLGTYTRA; this is translated from the coding sequence GTGAACGACGAGACGGACCCGACCACCCCGCCGGAGCCGGTCGCCGCGCTCCACGGCCTCCGCGTCGAGATCGACGGCCGGCCGATCGTCGACGGGGTGGACCTGCGCGTGCTCCCCGGCACGGTGACCGCCCTGGTCGGCGCCTCCGGCAGCGGCAAGACCACCACCGGCCTGGCGCTGCTGGGGGAGTACCCGCCCGGCGCCCGGGTCACGGGCGAGGTGCGCCGGCCCGCCGACGGCCGGGTGGGCTACGTGCCCCAGCACCCGGCAGCCGTCCTCAACCCGGCCCGCCGCGTCAGCGCCCTCCTCGACGACCTCGCCCGTCCCCGGGTACGCCACCTGCCCCGGTCCGAACGCCGCGCGGCGGCCCGGGAACTGGTCCTGCGGGCCCTGTCCGACGCCCGGCTCCCGGACGCCGAACCGCTGCTGCGCCGCTACCCGCACCAGCTCTCCGGCGGCCAGCAGCAACGCGTCGTCCTGGCCCAGGCCCTCCTCCTCGGCGCCCGGGTCGTCGTCGCCGACGAACCCACCACCGGCCAGGACCCGGTCACCAAGAGCGGCATCGTCGACCAGCTCGCGGCGCTCGCGGCCCGCGGCATCGCGGTCGTGCTGCTCAGCCACGACCTCGACGTGGTCCGGGACCTCGCCGACGAGGTCCTCGTCCTGCGCGCGGGACGGGTCGTCGAGTCGGGCCCCGTGGCACGGCTGTGGGAGGCACCCCGCCACGAGTGGACCCGCCGGCTGCTCGCCGAACAGCCCGCGGCGCCGCGGGAAGAGGCACCCGCCGACACCGGCCGACCCACCCTGGAGGTACAGCACCTGACCGCCGTGCACGACCGCCGGACCACGGTCCTGCGCGTCCCGCACCTGGCGCTCCACCCCGGCGAGTGCCTGGCCGTGGTCGGCCGCTCCGGCAGCGGCAAGACCACCCTCGGCCGCTGCCTCGCCGGCCTGCACCGCCACCACGACGGCGAGATCCTCCTCGACGGCACGCCCCTGCCGCGCAGCCTGCGCCACCGCGGCCGGGACCGACTGGCCGCCGTGCAGTACGTCTTCCAGGACGCCCGCGCCGCCTTCGACGAGCACCGGCCCGTCCTGCACCAGGTGGCCCGCACGGCGGTACGGCTGCGGGGCACCGAGGAGCGGGCGGCGACGGACGAGGCGTCGGCCACCCTCGCCCGGCTCGGCCTGCCGGAGGAACTGGCCCGGCGGCGCCCCGGCCAGCTCTCCGGCGGCGAACTCCAGCGCGCCGCCCTCGCCCGCGCCCTCCTCGCCCACCCCCGGGTCCTGGTCTGCGACGAGATCACCTCCGGCCTCGACACCGTCACCCGCCGCGGCATCCTCGACCTGCTCGCCGCCCTGGTCCGCGACCGCGGCGACCTCGCCCTGGTCCTCATCACCCACGACCCGGCCACGGCGGCCCTCGCCCACCGCATCGCCGTCCTGGACGGCGGCGAAATCGTCGAACAGGGCCCGGCCCGGCGGGTCCTGACCGAGCCGCGGCACCCCTTCACGCTCGCCCTCCGGGAGACGATCGACCGCCTCGGCACGTATACCCGGGCATGA
- a CDS encoding acyltransferase family protein, with the protein MSDTVATARPAAGAARAPRTGERDAPGRPPRQRDAFFDNAKYLAIVLVAVGHAWEPLRAGNRTVTALYMLVYAFHMPAFIIISGYFSRTFDGSPARLRRLVTGVVVPYVVFETAYSLFTRWTSQDPDRPVSLLDPLYLTWFLAALFVWRLTTPVWRLVRWPLPVALGIAALATLTPSLGPDLDLQRTLQFLPYFVLGLLLRPEHFRLVRQRTARILAVPVALCALGVAYWAVPRMDYAWFFHANSARELAAPSWYGPLMTLAAFGCSAVLVACFLAWVPGRRTWFTALGAGTLYGYLLHGFVAQAAKHWGWYEPAWVGRPAGVLLVTAVAAGVMTALCTPSVRRVFRCVTEPAMPWAFAEGRR; encoded by the coding sequence GTGAGTGACACGGTGGCCACGGCCCGCCCGGCGGCCGGAGCGGCCCGGGCGCCGCGGACCGGGGAGCGGGACGCACCGGGCCGCCCGCCCCGGCAGCGGGACGCCTTCTTCGACAACGCCAAGTACCTGGCGATCGTGCTGGTGGCCGTCGGGCACGCCTGGGAGCCGCTGCGAGCGGGCAACAGGACCGTCACGGCCCTCTACATGCTCGTCTACGCCTTCCACATGCCGGCGTTCATCATCATCTCCGGCTACTTCTCGCGCACCTTCGACGGCAGCCCCGCACGGCTGAGACGCCTGGTCACCGGCGTCGTCGTCCCGTACGTGGTGTTCGAGACGGCGTACTCCCTGTTCACCCGGTGGACCAGCCAGGACCCCGACCGGCCGGTCAGCCTGCTGGACCCGCTGTACCTGACCTGGTTCCTGGCGGCGCTGTTCGTCTGGCGGCTGACGACGCCGGTGTGGCGGCTCGTGCGGTGGCCGCTGCCGGTCGCCCTCGGTATCGCGGCGCTGGCGACGCTCACGCCGTCCCTCGGCCCCGACCTCGACCTGCAGCGCACCCTGCAGTTCCTGCCGTACTTCGTGCTCGGCCTGCTGCTGCGGCCCGAGCACTTCCGGCTGGTGAGACAGCGCACCGCACGGATCCTCGCCGTGCCGGTGGCCCTCTGCGCGCTGGGCGTGGCGTACTGGGCCGTGCCGCGGATGGACTACGCCTGGTTCTTCCACGCGAACAGCGCCCGGGAGCTGGCCGCCCCCTCCTGGTACGGGCCCCTGATGACGCTGGCCGCCTTCGGCTGCTCGGCGGTCCTGGTGGCCTGCTTCCTCGCCTGGGTGCCGGGGCGCCGGACGTGGTTCACCGCCCTGGGCGCGGGCACGCTGTACGGCTATCTGCTGCACGGCTTCGTCGCCCAGGCCGCCAAGCACTGGGGCTGGTACGAGCCGGCCTGGGTCGGCCGGCCCGCCGGTGTGCTCCTCGTCACCGCCGTGGCCGCCGGGGTGATGACCG